One window of the Lachancea thermotolerans CBS 6340 chromosome A complete sequence genome contains the following:
- the ABP1 gene encoding Abp1p (similar to uniprot|P15891 Saccharomyces cerevisiae YCR088W ABP1 Actin-binding protein of the cortical actin cytoskeleton important for activation of the Arp2/3 complex that plays a key role actin in cytoskeleton organization) — translation MALEPIDYTTHCREIEEVFQKVVRGSDAEIEWLVLSPNSKKEYTAESVGSGFSEFLGTFEDTKVQFGLARVSPPGSDVQKLILIGWCPDSAPLKTRASFASNFGVVANQVLKSYHVQVTARDEDDLDENELLMKISNAAGARYSIQQEPTRTSSAPKPRPAATPKATPSSNNVSTAPKPSADFTPKPSTTASVPKAAPASAPKPAAQFSTPVSGRDAGRSNSSGEDDDWDEPEIEERDFDSKPLKPNKSSWQPVGKVDLQKLIAEENAKQDPRLVNMVKSDTPVKLNPQDDIQKLKQESRAQRDAELNKFMGTKPPTGSVPKKDDDKVIRGFQNEKSPAQLWAEKHQQKVTSPQKASAATEAAEGKKEDEDDEEEEAPEVSNVKAKFEKMAVNEPTIIKPGQPKTPAPVESDSAPAPPKASLGRPLPGMHTELDDDQDANSSNAQDDDDDWDDQSDEEVKPPAPAPRPSLPARTSTATSSSPAPAPGPRPQSNLTQEVPTKTQVDEKPAAAAAPSLPTRTSESSYVPPPPPRRNVPVTEEPEEPEEPETVEGSQKNAAEDELQLEEKLPSAIAEYDNEAEEHNELAFEEGDKIINISFVDDDWWLGELEKTGEKGLFPSNYVQLIK, via the coding sequence ATGGCTTTGGAACCAATTGACTATACCACGCACTGTCGTGAGATTGAGGAAGTATTTCAGAAGGTCGTGAGGGGATCCGACGCTGAGATCGAGTGGCTTGTGCTTTCCCCTAATAGTAAGAAGGAATATACAGCGGAAAGCGTGGGATCTGGGTTCAGCGAGTTTCTAGGCACCTTCGAGGACACGAAAGTGCAGTTCGGTCTTGCTCGTGTCAGTCCTCCAGGCTCTGACGTGCAGAAGCTCATCCTGATCGGATGGTGTCCCGACAGCGCTCCGCTCAAGACCAGGGCGTCGTTTGCATCCAACTTTGGTGTGGTGGCCAATCAGGTTCTCAAGAGTTATCATGTGCAGGTCACGGCCCGCGATGAAGACGATCTTGACGAAAACGAGCTGCTCATGAAGATCAGTAATGCTGCCGGTGCGCGCTATTCGATCCAGCAAGAGCCCACTCGCACGTCATCTGCGCCAAAGCCGCGCCCTGCAGCTACCCCAAAGGCAACACCCAGCTCTAACAACGTCTCCACAGCCCCCAAGCCTTCAGCCGACTTCACGCCTAAGCCCAGCACTACGGCATCTGTTCCCAAAGCTGCTCCAGCCTCTGCACCCAAGCCAGCTGCTCAATTCTCAACGCCCGTTTCTGGTCGTGACGCTGGCAGGAGCAACAGTAGCGGCGAGGACGATGACTGGGATGAGCCTGAAATCGAAGAACGCGATTTTGATTCAAAGCCTCTGAAGCCAAACAAGTCATCATGGCAACCGGTGGGTAAAGTTGACTTGCAAAAGCTGattgctgaagaaaatgcaaaGCAGGACCCTCGCCTAGTTAACATGGTGAAATCTGACACGCCCGTTAAACTCAACCCCCAGGACGACATTCAGAAACTGAAGCAAGAGTCTAGAGCTCAAAGAGACGCTGAGCTGAACAAATTTATGGGAACAAAGCCTCCTACTGGCAGCGTACCCAAGAAGGACGACGACAAAGTGATCAGAGGCTTCCAAAACGAGAAGTCGCCCGCCCAGCTGTGGGCAGAGAagcaccaacaaaaagttaCCAGTCCACAGAAGGCATCAGCCGCTACTGAAGCGGCGGAGGGAAAGaaggaggatgaagacgacgaagaagaagaggcacCTGAAGTGTCTAACGTCAAGGCTAAGTTCGAGAAAATGGCTGTTAATGAACCCACAATCATAAAACCTGGGCAGCCCAAGACACCTGCTCCTGTCGAAAGTGACAGCGCGCCAGCCCCTCCTAAGGCTTCGCTAGGAAGGCCCTTACCTGGGATGCATACCGAGCTTGATGACGACCAAGATGCCAATTCTTCAAATGCGCaagacgatgacgacgactGGGATGACCAAAGTGATGAGGAAGTGAagcctccagctccagccCCAAGGCCTTCATTACCAGCAAGGACAAGTACCGCAACTTCCTCGTCGCCTGCACCAGCTCCTGGGCCAAGACCTCAATCCAATCTCACGCAAGAGGTGCCTACAAAGACACAGGTAGATGAAAAACCTGCCGCTGCAGCCGCTCCTTCGCTGCCTACACGTACTAGCGAATCATCATATGTTCCCCCACCTCCTCCTAGAAGAAATGTGCCCGTTACTGAAGAGCCTGAGGAGCCTGAGGAGCCTGAAACTGTGGAGGGTTCTCAGAAGAATGCTGCTGAAGACgagcttcaacttgaagaaaaactccCTTCTGCCATTGCTGAATATGATAACGAAGCCGAGGAGCATAACGAGctggcttttgaagagggtGACAAAATTATTAACAtctcttttgttgatgacGATTGGTGGTTGggtgagcttgaaaagaccGGTGAAAAGGGCCTCTTTCCAAGCAATTACGTTCAGTTGATAAAATAA
- the FIG2 gene encoding Fig2p (some similarities with uniprot|P25653 Saccharomyces cerevisiae YCR089W FIG2 Cell wall adhesin expressed specifically during mating may be involved in maintenance of cell wall integrity during mating) has translation MKLAFVLTSCSTALASTYPRVYYANTSTVKQSATSYRELTSLVLSSTHSDGLVSTFVSEAFVSLTTLTTNDVVTVVTTWCPLGSEVVNSQLSSYSEESRASSSNLNAPTTTSPTSVFIDMSGTTETIQKSQIHTKEITTCPTCSVRPTSASTVPESTDIASSSVASSISHSKDLVSQAGSSLSSSAKSSSARMPSITTSGEIGTSAVDTGNLSPSSSSNSYQSGSSSTETHATTSQNTLSSVSGLSKSAYSPGLSSFDVRPVLTTETVDGKTTVYTTWCPLTSHSISSLYSVVTSDNPSSPSSVRIASSESQVSDENEHESDFSTQASSLQEHGYSSYSMVTITSTSLRTVVYSTELCSSRRCSPSLTSVLESIVFTTSVHPTGLGSSSERSRNTYSNSKTDSILKGQLCSLTSCQETSTSDTSGTGSSSKPTSVSQSATSEAAESSKSLSEGYQSSVSSKSFATSQSCVSCASQRNYYTTESETYLSEKASLTSAESSQKLSLSSFSSVPDSSVSSSLLSTYSIVTTTSNGVVTVYTTWCPLSNLKSSSNNGLVSSSLALKIVSTEQSGTKKLSSTQQYRSLSKTASSFMTLGSGALTFSTPSVTNSKPISGSTLASSTQRPSVETHNFIQRSSFSASHFSSLVATSHGISGSIDTVQSGSSTSLSTSSAISTEHLSNTRYSSISEGSNSQLQKTSTGSLISVLSSSSRSVPVVSTANSKNEETSCTQCQTSSHTSFSTEISSIVSLSVPSQSQDLKTSARSSTSLKSSVTYTSKVITTTSSGIRTVYTTYCPWTSSASQESQNSEKQKSSAASSSASSPASSPASSSASSQQELSSSVASTSESQKHQTSSSLDSEPQRSSKATIQSVGSQASSSKTWTSKVVTTTEGGVTTIYTTWCPQEDLQSSGTVAAVSPSTSQQKSSSLVTTTSESQTHETPSSLDSESQRSSKATIQSVGSQASSSKTWTSKVVTTTEGGVTTIYTTWCPLEDLHSGTVAAASLPSKFTDSTYISSTSSPSGLSSVPSINEGKTASSALKSSEIAKTLSDSSAKELTLYGTSSSMKASEAGSSDSMSSTIVPRMSTAESSAIIQSTQDASKKSSKGTVTTGRPSTSNVERSPSTTLGTTESLVSSSHTFSSTKTPAVSPHSSAIISSKATTYSSSFTISVTTVLPFTKTSTGDNGQLFTVVSSQPSTIPTVTTVLVKTRVPVTTYSQVSITESASQQATRKSSTEDTTSSWAIASTVSTYEGSAASTRRFDRILKVATALLLTFIM, from the coding sequence ATGAAGCTCGCATTCGTGCTTACCAGCTGCAGTACGGCCTTAGCTTCGACTTATCCAAGGGTTTACTATGCAAATACCAGCACCGTGAAGCAGTCTGCGACCAGTTATAGAGAATTAACAAGTTTGGTGCTGAGTTCTACACACTCCGATGGTTTAGTGTCAACTTTCGTTTCGGAGGCCTTTGTTTCTTTAACAACGTTGACAACGAATGATGTTGTCACGGTGGTAACGACGTGGTGTCCTCTTGGATCTGAAGTAGTGAATTCTCAACTGAGTTCTTATTCCGAAGAATCACGCGCCTCGTCGAGTAACTTAAACGCCCCCACTACTACATCGCCAACATCTGTCTTCATAGACATGAGTGGTACAACAGAGACAAtccaaaaaagccaaaTTCACACAAAAGAGATAACTACCTGCCCTACGTGCTCTGTTCGCCCTACCTCAGCGAGCACAGTGCCTGAATCTACTGATATTGCGTCATCTTCAGTGGCTTCATCGATCTCACACTCGAAGGATTTAGTCAGCCAAGCAGGTTCGAgcctttcttcctcggcTAAGTCGTCTTCCGCTCGCATGCCTTCGATTACAACTAGTGGAGAAATAGGAACGAGTGCTGTCGATACTGGGAACTTGTCTCCCAGTTCAAGTTCTAATTCTTATCAATCTGGATCCTCAAGTACCGAAACACATGCGACTACCTCCCAAAATACTCTTTCATCGGTATCTGGTCTATCTAAAAGTGCTTATTCCCCAGGTTTATCCTCTTTTGACGTACGGCCTGTTCTTACAACAGAAACTGTGGATGGTAAAACTACGGTATACACAACTTGGTGTCCTTTAACTTCCCACTCGATTAGTTCTCTGTATTCTGTTGTCACTAGTGACAATCCTTCCTCACCTAGTAGCGTGAGAATCGCTTCTTCAGAATCTCAGGTATCCGATGAGAACGAACATGAGTCTGATTTTTCAACACAGGCAAGTTCCTTGCAGGAGCATGGGTATTCCTCATACTCAATGGTTACTATTACATCAACCTCACTTCGGACTGTTGTTTACTCTACGGAATTATGTTCGTCACGGCGTTGTTCACCTTCCTTAACATCAGTTTTGGAATCAATCGTCTTCACTACCTCTGTGCATCCCACTGGCTTGGGATCATCAAGCGAAAGATCCAGAAATACTTACAGCAATTCGAAAACTGATAGCATCTTAAAAGGTCAACTTTGCTCTCTCACTAGCTGTCAAGAAACAAGCACCTCGGACACCAGCGGAACAGGCTCCAGCTCGAAGCCGACATCTGTGTCTCAATCAGCCACCAGTGAGGCGgcagaaagttcaaagtcGTTATCAGAGGGCTACCAATCTTCTGTTTCTAGTAAATCTTTTGCTACCTCGCAAAGTTGTGTTTCATGTGCTAGTCAACGCAATTATTATACAACTGAGAGCGAAACATATCTTTCTGAAAAGGCCAGCTTGACTTCTGCTGAGTCTTCGCAGAAACTATCGCTATCGAGTTTTTCATCAGTTCCTGATTCCTCTGTTTCATCGAGCTTGTTGTCAACATATTCAATTGTTACAACTACTTCAAACGGTGTTGTGACCGTTTACACGACGTGGTGTCCTTtatcaaatttgaaatcGAGCAGTAATAATGGGCTCGTCTCGAGCTCTCTGGCATTGAAGATTGTTTCGACAGAGCAGTCCGGGACtaaaaagctctcttccACTCAGCAATACCGctcactttcaaaaacggCTTCAAGCTTCATGACTTTAGGTTCTGGTGCTTTGACTTTTTCCACCCCTTCGGTGACAAACTCAAAGCCCATTTCCGGCTCTACccttgcttcttcaacgcAACGCCCCAGTGTGGAAACTCATAATTTTATccaaagaagcagcttttcagcctctcatttttcttcgctAGTAGCTACCAGTCACGGCATATCTGGTTCTATTGACACTGTCCAGTCGGGCTCATCGACTAGTTTGTCTACTTCCTCCGCAATTTCAACGGAACACCTTTCAAATACTCGCTACTCTTCCATATCAGAAGGATCTAATTCGCAACTTCAGAAAACATCAACAGGCTCATTGATTTCGGTGctttcctcatcttctcGATCTGTGCCTGTTGTTTCGACAGCCAATTCCAAGAATGAAGAGACATCATGTACACAATGTCAGACTTCGAGTCATACAAGCTTTAGTACTGAAATTTCTTCCATTGTGTCACTAAGTGTTCCATCTCAAAGTCAAGACCTGAAAACCTCTGCCCGCTCAAGCACATCCCTTAAAAGTTCGGTAACATATACTTCTAAGGTTATCACCACAACGAGCAGCGGCATACGAACAGTGTATACAACATATTGCCCATGGACCTCTTCAGCCTCTCAAGAATCACAAAACtctgaaaaacaaaaatcatctgcagcaagctcttcagcaagcTCTCCAGCAAGCTCTccagcaagctcttcagcaagcTCTCAGCAGgagctttcttcatcgGTAGCAAGCACCTCAGAgtctcaaaaacatcagACATCATCCTCACTGGATTCAGAGCCTcaaagatcttcaaaagctaCAATTCAATCGGTGGGCTCGCAAGCCTCCTCGTCTAAGACCTGGACCTCGAAGGTTGTAACAACGACAGAAGGGGGGGTCACTACCATTTACACAACCTGGTGCCCGCAGGAAGATTTACAATCTTCTGGTACTGTTGCAGCAGTTTCGCCCTCAACCTCGCAACAGAAGTCCTCTTCATTGGTAACAACCACCTCAGAGTCCCAAACGCATGAAACACCATCCTCACTGGATTCAGAGTCTCAAcgatcttcaaaagctaCGATTCAATCGGTGGGCTCGCAAGCCTCCTCGTCTAAGACCTGGACCTCGAAGGTTGTAACAACGACAGAAGGGGGGGTCACTACCATTTACACGACCTGGTGTCCGTTGGAGGACTTGCATTCTGGAACTGTTGCGGCAGCTTCGCTGCCATCTAAATTTACGGATTCAACATACATTAGTAGCACTTCTTCCCCAAGCGGTCTCTCTTCCGTTCCATCGATTAATGAAGGTAAGACGGCAAGCAGTGCTTTGAAGTCAAGTGAAATAGCTAAGACGCTTTCTGATAGCTCAGCCAAAGAGTTGACGTTGTACGgcacttcaagttcaatgAAAGCAAGTGAAGCTGGAAGCTCGGATAGCATGTCCTCGACAATTGTTCCACGCATGTCCACTGCAGAAAGTTCCGCAATAATCCAAAGCACTCAAGACGCTTCCAAAAAGAGTTCTAAGGGTACGGTTACTACTGGCAGGCCCTCAACTTCAAACGTGGAGAGGTCCCCCAGTACAACGCTAGGCACGACAGAATCGCTTGTAAGCTCGTCTCATACGTTCTCTTCTACGAAAACCCCCGCTGTTAGTCCGCATTCTTCCGCCATCATCAGTTCCAAGGCTACGACATACAGTTCTTCCTTCACCATCTCTGTCACCACTGTGCTGCCATTTACCAAGACGTCTACTGGGGATAACGGGCAGCTTTTTACGGTCGTGAGTTCTCAACCCAGCACTATACCAACAGTTACTACTGTTTTAGTCAAAACTCGGGTTCCAGTTACTACCTATTCCCAAGTAAGTATCACTGAAAGTGCCTCACAGCAGGCCACAAGGAAATCGTCAACAGAGGACACGACATCTTCATGGGCAATAGCTTCCACCGTTTCAACTTATGAAGGCAGCGCCGCTTCTACCAGGAGGTTTGATAGGATCCTGAAAGTTGCAACAGCTCTACTATTGACTTTTATCATGTAA
- a CDS encoding uncharacterized protein (similar to uniprot|P25654 Saccharomyces cerevisiae YCR090C Hypothetical ORF), producing the protein MLYVVLSASVSENIGRLKVKDLDTDPADYAFELVCTNCREKHDSKVTINRLEKHTMSGSRGEASFVMKCKFCGKDCSINLERTQEELYNLEEESNRELVEKTRVYRKKIGIKNVDSSKAILLALDCRGCEALNLDFSNLTFEACLVSGKVMEATFEEENEWYDYDDDAGEEVSITGLQFDIIKGK; encoded by the coding sequence ATGCTCTACGTAGTACTATCTGCCTCCGTTTCTGAAAACATCGGTCGTCTCAAGGTCAAAGACCTAGACACCGACCCCGCGGATTATGCCTTTGAGCTTGTCTGCACAAATTGCAGAGAAAAGCATGATTCAAAAGTTACCATAAATCGGCTGGAGAAACATACAATGAGCGGTAGCAGGGGCGAAGCATCTTTCGTCATGAAGTGCAAGTTTTGTGGTAAAGACTGCTCCATtaatcttgaaagaactcaagAGGAGCTTTACAATTTAGAGGAAGAGTCCAATCGCGAATTGGTGGAAAAGACGCGAGTCTACCGCAAGAAAATAGGAATTAAGAACGTGGATTCATCAAAAGCCATCCTATTGGCTCTCGATTGCAGAGGATGTGAAGCTCTCAATTTAGACTTCAGTAATTTGACATTTGAGGCGTGTTTAGTGTCAGGAAAAGTTATGGAAGCAACctttgaggaagaaaatgaatgGTATGATTATGATGACGATGCCGGCGAGGAGGTTTCAATAACAGGTCTACAATTTGATATAATAAAGGGCAAATAG
- the PET494 gene encoding Pet494p (weakly similar to uniprot|P07390 Saccharomyces cerevisiae YNR045W PET494 Specific translational activator for the COX3 mRNA that acts together with Pet54p and Pet122p located in the mitochondrial inner membrane) yields the protein MYCFRQYFTRGFPFTWPKRHSRGIKLSQRYYGRSPRCKGRLTLRPMGTGMTLWRYFNAPGNVMFVTTNVVTLLGIMSYTTIQNMAREQAMQEYLEHKSFGDDTVDIELTQGSPRKRYRKENIKLSKNQPPSNCYAQHAKMSLFHLLYSFYICRDVASENEVRGSSEWKEELDDLQDEVPERHSSHISTRMFYHLWRSEFGQIFDNLSRSQQFHMPNWKHYPGSLQVVCQSLYDSELRTVADFIKFYKGVKQGTLKELLRAWFYDNMQLFQSTSDNDNEYFYRYLVQACENDEPLFNQYASIMLNPSNPRRRAFFNRRNQYSSASLETFVEVLKGNLRAAAGAVEKSYYHESILNLVSMLRTSCFLAQNSNGSHEVRILLPGNMNVCDSLPYPHTSSADRFACYKLVSENAEVMAVLGAISKLPS from the coding sequence ATGTATTGCTTCAGGCAATACTTCACAAGAGGTTTCCCCTTCACATGGCCAAAAAGACACAGCCGAGGCATCAAACTATCTCAACGCTATTACGGCAGATCCCCACGCTGCAAAGGACGTTTAACCTTGCGGCCTATGGGAACTGGTATGACCCTTTGGCGCTACTTCAATGCACCAGGGAATGTGATGTTTGTCACAACAAATGTTGTCACCCTTCTCGGTATAATGTCTTACACTACAATACAAAACATGGCCCGAGAACAAGCAATGCAAGAATATCTGGAACATAAATCGTTCGGGGATGATACGGTGGATATAGAGCTTACACAGGGCAGCCCAAGAAAACGATATCGAAAGGAGAACATCAAACTCTCCAAAAACCAGCCGCCATCAAACTGCTACGCACAACATGCAAAGATGTCGTTATTTCATCTGCTCTACTCCTTTTACATCTGCCGGGACGTTGCCTCTGAAAACGAGGTACGAGGTAGTAGTGAGTGGAAAGAGGAGCTCGACGATCTTCAGGACGAGGTACCAGAAAGGCACAGCTCACATATTTCTACGCGCATGTTTTACCATCTGTGGCGAAGTGAGTTTGGCCAGATTTTTGACAACCTTAGCCGATCACAGCAGTTTCATATGCCAAATTGGAAGCACTACCCAGGTAGTTTGCAAGTGGTGTGCCAATCGCTCTATGACAGTGAGCTGCGAACCGTGGCCGACTTTATCAAGTTCTACAAAGGCGTCAAACAAGGCACGCTGAAGGAGCTTTTGCGGGCTTGGTTCTATGATAACATGCAGCTCTTTCAGAGTACTTCTGATAACGATAACGAGTATTTCTATCGTTACCTAGTACAGGCGTGTGAAAATGATGAACCGCTGTTTAACCAATATGCATCGATAATGCTGAATCCTAGTAACCCTCGACGTCGCGCTTTTTTCAATCGACGCAACCAGTATAGCAGTGCTTCTCTAGAGACGTTCGTGGAGGTTTTAAAGGGAAATTTACGCGCTGCCGCCGGTGCGGTCGAGAAGAGCTACTACCACGAATCGATACTGAACCTGGTCTCGATGCTTAGGACAAGCTGCTTCCTAGCCCAGAATTCCAACGGCTCTCACGAAGTTCGCATTTTGTTGCCGGGCAACATGAATGTCTGCGATTCCCTGCCATACCCGCATACGTCTAGCGCTGACAGATTCGCTTGCTACAAGCTTGTCAGCGAAAACGCCGAAGTCATGGCTGTGCTTGGAGCCATTTCGAAGCTGCCGAGCTAG
- the TRM112 gene encoding RNA methylation protein TRM112 (highly similar to uniprot|P53738 YNR046W Saccharomyces cerevisiae TRM112 Protein required for cell viability) encodes MKFLTSNFLKCSVRECDRSNENFPLKYNGEKCQLEQDESLEFNPEFLLRIIDRVDWSAVVSVAIDLGNSSLPSSKPEFTSEDLSDEDMIILKDLHTLLIKTNIVEGEMSCRNCGHIYYIKNSIPNLLLPPHLA; translated from the coding sequence ATGAAATTTCTCACTTCTAACTTTCTCAAGTGCTCAGTCAGAGAATGCGACAGAAGCAACGAAAACTTTCCTCTCAAGTATAATGGGGAGAAGTGCCAGTTGGAACAGGACGAGAGTTTGGAGTTTAATCCTGAGTTTTTACTGAGGATCATCGACCGCGTCGACTGGAGCGCCGTTGTCAGTGTGGCTATTGACCTGGGGAACTCAAGCCTGCCTTCCAGCAAGCCTGAGTTCACCAGCGAAGACCTGTCGGACGAAGACATGATAATCCTGAAAGACCTGCATACACTTCTCATCAAAACCAACATCGTCGAAGGAGAGATGTCTTGCCGGAACTGTGGCCACATTTActacatcaaaaacagtaTTCCTAACCTACTGTTGCCACCTCACTTAGCATAG